The window CAGGCCATGAAACCAATTAAGCTCTTTCTAAAAAGGTTATAAAAAGTACTATGTTCCGAGACCATATTATTGCTAAAAGTAATATTACATCATGCTAATTTGCTGAAATTGTTTACTCTTTGGCATTACATATAATTGCTTTATTGTAAATTCCTATTGCACTCTAGTTCTCTTTCTGTAATCTGCTTTAAATCTTGTGTGGATATTTGTGGAATAAGATGAATGTAATGTGTAGGAAATGGGCATGATTCCCACTTACACACATCCCTGCATGCATTTAGGTCTCCACACTTACACCAGCTCTACGGCACAGATGCGGGGTTTCATTAATATTATATGTAtgaatctgggcacccagatgcctTAATAGAATAggctctcatatgaggaaaggctaaagaggctagggctcttcagcttgaaaaaaagATGACTGAGGGTagatatgattgagatctacaaaatcctgagtggtacagAAAAGgcacaagtgaattgatttttcactctcaaaaattacaaagaatagggggacactcaatgaaattacatggagcttcttttaaaacaaagaggaggaagtacttttttcactcatagaatagttaagctctggaactctgccagaggatgtggttacagcgattagcatagctgggtttaagaaatgtttggataagttcttggagctaaagtccatagtctgctattgagatagacatggaggaagctattgcttgccctggaatcagtagtatagaatgttgctactatttgggtttctgccaggtacttgtaacctgtattggccactgctagatggaccattggtctgacctagtatggctattcttatgtcattGGGATGCCTAAATGGGAGGTACCCAGTTACAGTATTTCTTCCACAATAACTAAACAGATTACatagctataaaaaaaaaaatacgaggGAGGGAGTTCAAAGTACCACTTAGCTGATTTACCAATATCAATACATTAAATTTTTGTTTACAGTAGTTTAGAGTAAGGGCAGACAGTAGATTACATATCATGGACAATgccttaaccctttatttggcattgttgctcaaaaGCAACACGTGTCTTCTATggttcttatgggagatctgcatctctaatgcctgttacttggcactgttgctctcgttttcaccatctgccaattcaAGGGTTAATCCCttgcaagaaaagaaaaacatatgCAGAAAGTTCCCACAAATAGCAATGGTAATCCTATTAAATTATGCACCCAATTATACTTCTAGCTCTGTGAGTTCTGGAGTAAGTGCACTTCTACAAATACTTCTTTACTGATTAAGGAGGtgatcttttaaaatggattcttaCTGAGAAATCAGCATCTTCAGCCCGCAAGTGATTTGCTATGTAGTGTACACCTTCCAGAGCTTTCAGGATGCTGGGCGAGAGCATGACACTTGGTTCCGACACCACGTTGTCAGCTTTTGCTGGGTACTGCATTTGAGCTTGACTGAGCCCTTCACCTGCAGGAAGAGTGTTGTCATGATGGTATTCATGACTGTGCGACTCCATCTGATGTGTGTGGCAAGGGTGAAGCTCAGTCTCTCCCCACTTCGCATCCACATCTGTTTCTATCCAGTACCTAGAAGTGCTCAGATTCATTTCTGGCGGATCATACTGGCTGAAGATATCCTTGACCGGTGGCAGCATTGTAGGTGGACGCCGCATAAACAGCCAACGCGGGACAAAGTCTAAGAAGATGGTTCGTACCCAGTAAGGCATTTTATGAGTGCTAGGTGAACGGTGGTGAACATTGAGCACAAACACAGTTATAACAATGGAGAGAGTGACAAAGATCATGGTGAAAAGAAGGTACTCTCCAATCAAGGGAATCACCAGTGAGGTGGATGGGATGATCTCCGTGATGAGCAGCAAAAACACCGTGAGTGACAATAGAACCGAGATACAGAGTGTAATCTTCTCTCCACAGTCAGAAGGTAAGTAGAACACCAGTACAGTGAGACAGGAGATCAGAAGACAAGGGATAATCAGGTTGATGGTATAGAACAATGGCAACCTTCGAATAATAAAGTAGTAAGTGATGTCAGGGTAGATTTCAGTGCAGCAATCATACTTTTTGGTGTTGTATTTTCCGACAGCGTTAACAATAGCCCACTCGCCGCTTTCCCAATAGTCCTTAAGGTCCACACCGTGTTCCATACTTTCCAGGTCAATTTTAGCCTTGTCATAAGTCCAAGAGCCAAATTTCATTTTGCAGTTCTGGTGGTCAAACGGAAAGAATGTCACATCAATGCTGCAAGAACTCTTGTAGATGGCAGGTGGTACCCACTTAACTTTTCCTGTGTGGAAAAGGTGAGCCTTAGTCATGTGAGTCACTGCAAACTCTCCATCAgcactaagaaaaaaaaaatacaagaagaaTTACTCATTAAACACAGgagagtcaatattcagcagcacgaCTGTCAATAAATTCACCTTGTATTCATGGGAATCTGAATCAAAATCGCTTGCAGTGGATACCTCATTTACAGGCCAAGTTTGTTTCAGTTCTGTTCAATAATAAGATACAGCAGCTCTTTATTTAGTAAATAGGGCTTTTCATCTTGTTGCAGTTTGAGATGAGGAGTGAGTAGCTCTTAGAGAAAGATAAGTAGAACTAGGAATGAATTGTGGGAAAATATTGCTCCAgtgagggggagaaaggaaataggGAAAGGACCTTGAGGATGCAGGAAGAGAAGTATTTTTCTCTATGTCTTACCCCTCCTATTTTGCTGGGAACAGGAAGGCAAGGAGTGAGGATGGAGTAGACAGAGCtattctgttccttttcttctgaGTCAGACTAAAGATAGCACAGGCCAGCACCGAGGTTGCCTTTATTCAGCTGACCAACCTATGAGGAGATGTCCAATCCTGTTAGTAGCCAACCAAGGCACAATATTTGGACACCTATATCACAACAGTGCCATCTGGTGGCCTTAAAATTTATTGCATCTTCAATATTTTAGGTTTTGACCTTTGCCACCGGATATGAGtttgagcagtggtctcaaactcaaaccctttgcagggccacattttggatttgtaggtacttgtagTGCCTCAGGAAAaaataatgttttattaaagaaatgacagttttgcatgaggtaaaactctatagtttataaatctttcctgttggctaagtcttaataacaatattgtaatttatggctaaagagacatatgatcaagacatatgttttattttacttttgtgattatgataaagatacccagggcctcaaaacagtacctggcccgcgagtttgagactactgctatAGAGCTATTTCGCCATCCAGGAATGGCTCCTGCctggctaaatagcacatagttGCCTAAGGGCTTATATTCAGAGCGAGTTGGCCACTGAATATTAGaggttagggcctgattctggacaCAGCGCCAGCTGCAGCAGGAACATGCAAAACGGGCGCCTACCACGTATCAGTCATTGGTAGTCACCATATCCAGAATCGTGTCTAATTTTTGTACAGATGCTTTAAATGaaggccagagttttccaggcctacatttaaggcttcTGACTCACACCTACGGACACGCCTAGGCACTCCTATGGACGCTTAAGGCCACTTCCGGCAAAAGCCATGCCTATGCCAGTCTTAAGCAACAATAGGTGTGCCTAGGCTCTTCCATATATGTGAGTCAGATACCTACACTGTAGGCGTCGTTCGCTGCATCAATGTTTTAAAAAAGGGTGCGTCCTGATTGGTCCGTTAGACGGTGGT is drawn from Geotrypetes seraphini chromosome 3, aGeoSer1.1, whole genome shotgun sequence and contains these coding sequences:
- the CHRNA2 gene encoding neuronal acetylcholine receptor subunit alpha-2 isoform X3; this translates as MTKAHLFHTGKVKWVPPAIYKSSCSIDVTFFPFDHQNCKMKFGSWTYDKAKIDLESMEHGVDLKDYWESGEWAIVNAVGKYNTKKYDCCTEIYPDITYYFIIRRLPLFYTINLIIPCLLISCLTVLVFYLPSDCGEKITLCISVLLSLTVFLLLITEIIPSTSLVIPLIGEYLLFTMIFVTLSIVITVFVLNVHHRSPSTHKMPYWVRTIFLDFVPRWLFMRRPPTMLPPVKDIFSQYDPPEMNLSTSRYWIETDVDAKWGETELHPCHTHQMESHSHEYHHDNTLPAGEGLSQAQMQYPAKADNVVSEPSVMLSPSILKALEGVHYIANHLRAEDADFSVKEDWKYVAMVIDRIFLWMFIIVCLLGTMGLFLPPFLAGMI
- the CHRNA2 gene encoding neuronal acetylcholine receptor subunit alpha-2 isoform X1 codes for the protein MNQLMDDVLSIKKFLVCCAMVFRPVYCLVKTHLNAEEHLFKDLFSDYNRWSRPVPNTSDIVIVKFGLSIAQLIDVDEKNQMMTTNVWLKQEWHDYKLRWNPADYGNVTSIRVPSEMIWIPDIVLYNNADGEFAVTHMTKAHLFHTGKVKWVPPAIYKSSCSIDVTFFPFDHQNCKMKFGSWTYDKAKIDLESMEHGVDLKDYWESGEWAIVNAVGKYNTKKYDCCTEIYPDITYYFIIRRLPLFYTINLIIPCLLISCLTVLVFYLPSDCGEKITLCISVLLSLTVFLLLITEIIPSTSLVIPLIGEYLLFTMIFVTLSIVITVFVLNVHHRSPSTHKMPYWVRTIFLDFVPRWLFMRRPPTMLPPVKDIFSQYDPPEMNLSTSRYWIETDVDAKWGETELHPCHTHQMESHSHEYHHDNTLPAGEGLSQAQMQYPAKADNVVSEPSVMLSPSILKALEGVHYIANHLRAEDADFSVKEDWKYVAMVIDRIFLWMFIIVCLLGTMGLFLPPFLAGMI
- the CHRNA2 gene encoding neuronal acetylcholine receptor subunit alpha-2 isoform X2 yields the protein MMTTNVWLKQEWHDYKLRWNPADYGNVTSIRVPSEMIWIPDIVLYNNADGEFAVTHMTKAHLFHTGKVKWVPPAIYKSSCSIDVTFFPFDHQNCKMKFGSWTYDKAKIDLESMEHGVDLKDYWESGEWAIVNAVGKYNTKKYDCCTEIYPDITYYFIIRRLPLFYTINLIIPCLLISCLTVLVFYLPSDCGEKITLCISVLLSLTVFLLLITEIIPSTSLVIPLIGEYLLFTMIFVTLSIVITVFVLNVHHRSPSTHKMPYWVRTIFLDFVPRWLFMRRPPTMLPPVKDIFSQYDPPEMNLSTSRYWIETDVDAKWGETELHPCHTHQMESHSHEYHHDNTLPAGEGLSQAQMQYPAKADNVVSEPSVMLSPSILKALEGVHYIANHLRAEDADFSVKEDWKYVAMVIDRIFLWMFIIVCLLGTMGLFLPPFLAGMI